The Neurospora crassa OR74A linkage group I, whole genome shotgun sequence genome segment ATCGTCCCTGATTTGCGTCCACGCACCAAATCCGTACCTGTCGATTCCAATAAGCAGCATGGCATCCTCGCGTGCACCCCAGTCGCAAGTATATGCGGCAGCCTTGGAAGCTTCGGGAAGCCTGAAACTGAGAATGTCTGCGTGCTCCCGGAGGACGCGACGCAGGAGTTTGAGCTGAGGGGGTCGCTCCACGACAGTCTCTGCGTTGACTTTCCGCACCTCGCCAAAATCGACAAGTACAGccttcttatccttcttcgCCAGTGGCTTGCCAGCCctggcttcttcttcgcgaAGTCTCTCGTTGTTCGCATCTACAGCGCGGCGACTGATAACGACAAGGTCCTCGATAATAGACTTCAGAAAGTCCCGATCTCTATCACTAAGGCGGGCATCCTGGACAACCTCTTCTTCGCGGTCGTCCAAGGAACCGTACCTGAAGAAGGCCCTGATAAGGTTTCGGGTTTCTTTCTCATTGAGGGGGCGTTTGGGATCAGAAAGCAATGCACGTTGCTCTTCGAGCTCTTCCTGCTCTTCCCTCTCGCGTTGTCGCTTCTTTGCCAGACGCTCAGCTCGATCGTTCTCTGCGCTCTTTTTGGAGCCTTTCAACGCAGCTTTTCTAGGAGCATTCTCCTCTATCGTTTTTGCCAAgtactcctcttccttctttctatttTCCTCAGCCTTGATGGCAGCAAGCTGCTCGGCTGGAATGATCTGATCCCAGTCAAGGGCGAGATCGTCAACTTTGACATCGGTGACCTGCATCCAGTTATCCCAGTCGATACCACCACTGCTCAGGTTGATCTTGTCATCGACATCAGTTTTGGTAACTTCGGCATTCTCGAGGATAGCATCGATATCGAGCTGCTCCAGCTTCTGCTGGTTGCTAGATTGTTCGAACAGGTTCTGGGAACGCATCTTGAGGATCATCGAGATATCCTCAGCGGTCTTAGCCTCGTCCATCTTGAGGCCGCGCTCCTTGAACTGCTCTTTGAGAGCCTTGCCTTCATCTGTCACACCGGCCTGAATGGTAAGATACTCCAAGAAGAGCTTGTTGCGGGCTCGCTTTACAACTTCCTCTTCAATAGTCTGCTTGGCCACGAGGCGGTAGACATTAACAGGTCTTTTCTGGCCGATACGGTGAGCTCGAGCCATTGCCTGAAGATCGGCCTGGGGATTCCAGTCCGAGTCATAGATGATGACAGTATCAGCCGTCATAAGATTGATTCCAAGGCCACCGGCGCGGGTAGACAAAAGGAAGCAGAAATCATCGCTGCCCTCGGCGTTAAAATGATTGATCGCCATACGTCTTGGGCCGGCAGGAATGGTACCGTCGAGTCGCTGGAATTGATATCCGCGAACACGGAGATAGTCACCCAAAATGTCTAGCATCTTGACCATCTGACTGAAGATCAGAACACGATGTCCGTCCTTCCTAAGTTTTGCCAGCAGCTGATCAAGAAGCATCATCTTGCCGCTACTTGTAATGAGACCCTTGATCTGGTCTTCACGGCGTGTGCTGCCGTTGAGGACACGCTCCTCGGCACCCTGGAACATGTACGGGTGGTTACTGACTTTCTTCAGCTCCATCATGATGTTGAGCAACGATTGCTTGTGGCCGTTGCTCGCGTCGCTGAGGGCAGCATAGTTGCGTGTGAGAATGTTCTTGTAGTAGTCAAGTTGCACGTCAGACAACTCAACTCGGATGATCTTTTCGGTTTTGGGGGGGAGGTCCGACTCGACCGTCTCCTTGGTGCGACGCAAAATGAAAGGAGCGATTGACTGATGCAACTCGCGGAGCTTCTCTTGGGTCCTGATACGCCTAGCCTCATCCTGTTCTTCATCAGTGGGACCTTTGTTATCTGCGGTAGACAACGCTTCAAGCTCCTCATCAATGACGACCTTTCCGGGGTTAAGGAAGTCGAGGAGGGCTGAGAGTTCGGCCAGATTGTTCTGAATGGGTGTGCCGGTAATGAGGACCTTGCAAGGAACGCCGAAGTTGTTGAGCTTGATGTAGAGCTGTGACTCTCGGTTCTTGAGACGGTGGGCCTCGTCAACAGCGAGAACTTGCCATTTGATGTTCTTGAGATGATCCGCATCGGCCAAGATGTAGTCATAGGAAGTGACTAAGACATTGAACTTGGTCTTCTTTGGGTTACCATCCACAAAAAGTTCGTAATCTCGAATGTTGGACCGAGCTGCCTCCGGGCCCAGGTAAACGACGTAATTGAGATCCGGAGCCCAATGATTAAATGTATCGCACCAAGCGGGGATGACGCTAAGAGGAGCGACGACAAGGAACGGTCCTTCCTGGCCGCGTTCATTCCGTAACCAGCTGAGGAACGAGACGCTTTGGACAGTCTTTCCCAGACCCATTTCATCGGCTAAGATGACGTTGTTGCCCCTTACCCAGTTGAGAGCAAGGAAGTTAAGGCCTTTCATTTGGAACTCGCGAAGCTCGCCGCCCTTGATATAGTCAGGCTGCTTCTCCAGTTTGGTCATCCTCGACCGGGTATCGGGGTTAGTTTGCTTGCGGTCAGACTGCCATGACCGGTTGCATCGGTCGAGGAACTGGTTAATCTTGTCCTGAGCAAGTTCGGCCACGAGAGACTCGGCTTCCCAGGTGCACTCGTCGTATTGCAGGCCCTTCCACTTGATGTAATACTCGGTGCCCTCATCACCGTCTCTGACAGCCACAACGCGCTCGACCTTTGTGTAGTCTTCGAGGGCCTCTTGCTCACGTTCTCTATCCAGGTACCACTGCTCTTTCTGCTCCGGACTGATATCGTCGCCACCGAATTGCATCTCCAGTTCGTACTCAACAACCTTCTTGTAATAGTTTTCGAGGCGGCGAAAGCCTCGGAAGCCTGCGACAGTTTCCGTAGTTTCCCAGGTGTTGTGGGGATATGATTGTCCCTGCCACTTGATGAAGTATTCAAAGTCGTGTCGCGTAGAATCCACCGTGACCTCGACACCCTCCTTAGGACGATGACCGAGGATTTTCTCGATGTATGGCGAGTTATCCTCGACATTGGCAGACCAGTAGTTGGGGGTAAGCTCGGAgtcgtcctcttcatcttcttcggcgTCACTTTCTTGGTAGGCACCGGCTGAGACCTGGGCGGCCCGACGGCTAGACCATCTCTTTTCGCTAAAAGCCAAGGCAGGGTCCTGTTCTTGTTGCCTGCGGACCTTTCTTTGGAAGCTGCGGGCTTTGGCGCCTCCATATGTGTCCGAGTCGGAATCATCGATTGAGGGTTGGCGAGCAGGAGTGCCACGCTTGGAAGCTGGAAATCACGACAAGTCAGCAGTGAAACAAAATGCCGAGGAGTATGACGGATGAAAACTTACCAGGCAACGAGCGTTCAACCCGACGTCTCTTCGCAGGCTTTCTAGACACCGGTGTGGCATCCGATTCGGATggttcatcttcttcatctgaGTCGATCTGTTTACTCAGTTAGGAGAGGCGTAACGACGAGAGCTCATCTTGATCCACTTACGATCTGCGCACGGCGTTGTGTAGGGCGTGACTGTTGTAGGTCGTTAGCATGGTATAACACAACAAGAATGCGGGATATTCGTacactcctcctcaacccatACAGGGCAGGATTCTCTCTGATGTAATCATCCTCGGTCGCGTGGGCGACTTTGCGCTTCACGACGGTACGGGACGACGAGGCAGACACGACTTCGTTGCTCTGAGCAGACCTGGGGCTATCGGGGGCGTCAAAGTCTCCGTCATCTGACGCGTCGTTATCACTTGCTGAATCGGACGCTTCCTCGAACGTCAACTCGGGTTTTTGTATCGGCGAGACAGCCTCGTCGGCAGGCTGATACGACTGGGCGTCGGCGTCGTCATTTGGGTCGGCCTCGGCGGCATTAACGTCTGAAAGGTCGCTCGTGCTTTCGGTATCGTTGGTAAAGTTGAAGTGGCTGTCATCCGCCGGCGGTGACACATGCCCGAACACCGGACCGGATTCGGGAGATGTCGACATTTTGAGACTTAGACGCGGAGGCTGCCTGCTGTAAGACGACGATGTCAGCCAGCGGTACGCGTCATTTACGAATCACTACTTGGGGCGATGGAAAGAGGCCACTCTTGCGACCCGGAATCATCAGAGAAATCCGGTATCGGGGTAGCGGACGACCCTCAATGATGATTGTCGCATTGGCTCGCGTGTAAGTGATGGAGGCAAGGCTGTGGATGATGAGGcggacggcgacggcgattGCAGTCGCGTGTGGGCGCCCTGAGGGCACGGGAGAGCAGGCCATGGTCTAGGGCAGCTGTAGAGGCGATATTCATCAAGAATCGACGGTCTGGCGACCTCTACAAGCTGGTAGACGATGGATATCAAGGGCGACGAGGCCCGCTTCGATGGGCGAAATGATGGGGAAAATGCAAGGCGAATACGCAGGGCAGGGCACGCAGTGGGCAGTGGGCAGTGGGCAGTGGGCGGCAGTGGCTGGACTCACAAGTCATGGAAGAATTAAGAGCCTCCAGGCAGCAGACTGCAGAGTGAATCTTCAAGCCCGAGATTCACAATCGCGGTGCCGTGggaggagtggtggtgggggaAATGGTCAAGGCCGGAGACCCTGGGAGGGGGCTggcagtggtgatggtgtagCGGAAAATCGCAGTGATggacggaggagaagaatCCATGAAAATGGTGAACCAGAACCAGCAACACCAGTGGGCCACTGCCTGGCTTGTGCTTCAGACGAGGCCCGCTTGCCCTCAACTCAATGCTTGCTCAGTCCCACTTTCTGATTGGTCAGTTTCGTTGGAAGCAACCTCCGAACTCAAGTGTGGGACCGCCACATAAAGGTTCCAGCTCCGTAATTACCGAAACCGAAATGTAACGCGTGTCTTGTGATCTGACCACTTCAATGATGTTCTCTTTCACTGGATGGTAGCGCCAGGAGGAAGCACACTTGCCTAATCCAGTCCGATGGGCGCTGTCACGATCCTTGCCCGTTTTGCTCACAACGCACGAATTTCAGTTGTGTGACGAAGATCTGTAAGATCAATGTTTCTTGTAAGTTTGGGTTTGGAAAGAACGAATAACAGGACACAAACCCAACGCGGCTCGAGCCTGGTCGGATATCATTGCTGGAGCTTGCCAGCTCGTTGGTTGCCCACTCCGATCGTACCCTTCCAGACGGCGTGGGCGGTGTGAGGCAGGCGAGAGCGGGCGATTCCCGATTCAATTGCTTGGAGGTATGTATGGTTATGACCGCTCAGCTATCAGGTTATACAACACTGGAAGAAGTTCAAGGATGGAATGTGGTTGATATAACAACAAATGATTCAGAGaagtgttgttgtcggttgATGGCACATCGACTGTGTACCGGTGCGACTTGGGAATCAACAAGGTGggaaagatggaagatggaCGACAAGCTGAGAATACTCCCGGTACGTGGACGTCGCCCGGTTTTTCTAGGTAGGCATGCTGGCGTCGAAGGGGTTTTCTTTGTCAGCTCCGGTGCAGGTGCCAGCCATGCACTGGTCTCTCCTGGTGCTTCACTTCAACTTGGTACACCGCGAGCACCGGCACCAAGGTGATTTGGATGATTTCCCGCCACTGGAGCTCCGGCTCGAAGAGAACCTACTGCGAGCCGACGCAGGCAAACCCAGGCAGGCAGTCAGGACGACAACATCTTGTAGGTGATTGTGCGGGGCCACCTCTATTTAACCCATTCCACAAACGTAATCCGAGAGCCTCCAAAAGTGTCAAAGAGAAACAGATATACCTAATCAAAGATTTTATCCTCGTCTCATGCCTATCCGACCAAAGAAATACCAGTCCTAAACTCCCTTCAGATTATGAGTATGTCCAAGTGGGTATGGTAGAGGCACCGCTTCCCTGGCGCAGCTGGAGCAGATCCGTCCAGGACGATGGATCCACACGATCCCGTGCTGCTGGGGCCACCAGCCTTCCTTGACTGCCAACATTGACCTCTGTCGGCAACTATCTTCAACGTCTTGATGCCGATGTCATTTCTGCCTCGACAACATGTGGAATAGACTGCTATCAGAGTAGATTGGTTGTGAGTCACTGCCCGGCCGGGGCGCAGGAAACATATGTCGACAGGCAGCCAGAGCTCTGTTCGGAAGTCCGGTTTGATGTCAGTAACCCTGCGCCTCTCTGCATCGTGATCGTTGACGGCATCCGTGATGCTGCGAGTGATTTCCTTAAACGATACGGTTGTGGGAGGAGTCCGAGCGCTTCTAGTTGTCAACCCTAACTAGGTAACTATGCACATCCTCCTACCGAGCGTCATGATCAAGCTTGATGTCGTCGGCCATACAAGTACTCCCCTCCAAACAAACAATACGCTGCCATTGACGCATTATCTTTAGCCGAGGGAGTACTAGATATTAACGCTCACTTGTGAAGGATGGGTCGGATCTGTTCATCCACGGAGGAAACTATCATCACCTGGACAGAGAAAGTGGCAATATCAATGAAACTGTctagtcatcatcatccgcatTATAGTCGTCCATTGGAAGCGATGACCATGTATTCGGGAAAATAGGCGATGTAAGGCTGTGTTCAGCAGATCTCGGATCTGTTTTGGCTGATAATGAGCACAAACTGACTTCAGCAAGACATTAAGTACACGCCCATGATTAACCAACTCTCCACGATGCCACTTGGGTCACTGTAAGAATCTTTGGGCAGAAGTTGTCCTGAAATGAAGGGGAGATCAATGGGAAGCGGAAACAGAACAAAGGACAGAGGAACAATAGTAAAAGTGGAACCCAATGTGGACGACCACTTGCGTGAACATCAGCTAGATACTTGGTGCAACCGCAATGATAGGATAGTAGAAGCTCCTGTCATGTTATGGAATTCTGAGACAGAAATCATGGGGTGGACTGAGAGTTCAGCCCGACTGGGGAGATGGaatttaggtacctactacttatatGGAGGGTCGTTACATACCTACAAAAAGTGCACACGGGGCACCTAAGGCAAGCAATGACAGCGAAACAGGAACAGTGGGCTTTCACCTGGCATTAGATACCAAGGTAAAGTTGGTACCTTTAAGAGGTAACCTATCAACCGTGGCACATTTCAGCTTACACCTCTTTTGTAGCTCCAACCCTGCTACCATGTTGGTACATAGCGTTGCGgggctagaggtacctaagtaGGAAGCCCGACGACCTACCTTACTTCACATCAGGGCAAGcggggtcttttttttttacgaTCCGCCCTGCCACCAGACTCGGCGCACGGTGCAGCGGTCTCGACATTTTTTGAGACGAGGGAACTGACATTGTCCACAACCCAGGCGTCGACCCACGTTGCCTCTGGAGAAACTTAAGAGTGtcagcctcctccgccttgtTTGGCCCTCTCCACTCTGCTCGTAGTATTCCGAGACGTGCGGCATCTTGAGAAtttctccccctcccccattTCCCGCTTTGCGCCTAGGATAGCGGTCCGCCCACAGTCACCCATCTCGATCAGTCCGCAGAGCGAAATCACAGACAAGATGTCGGACAAACTCACTCGGTGCGTTTACGATCCCAAGGCCGCACGCGTGTGTGCTCTGCTTGTAGAAGCATCGGCCGATACTGGCTTGTGCTGGTCTGGCTGTATGCGCTGTCTGGCTTCCACCTTGCTGACCTCGCCTGTTTCGTATCTGTAGTATCGCTATCGTTAGTAGCGACAAGTGCAAGCCCAAGAAGTGTCGCCAGGAATGCAAGAAGTCATGCCCTGTTGTGCGCTCCGGTAAACTCTGTGTAAGcttccctcttctccatAGTCCTCGTGCGGTAACAAGACCAAACAGCTAACTGCTCTCTAACAGATCGAGGTAAGATCTCTCCGGACCCCTTGCGATCCCCGTGTTTTGCGCGACAACACCCTCCTGACATCCGATATCTAGGTGTCTCCCGAGTCGCGCATCGCCTTCATCTCCGAACAGCTGTGCATTGGTTGTGGTATCTGCCCCAAGCGCTGCCCCTTCGGCGCCATCACCATTATCAACCTGCCCACCAACCTCGAGAGCCAGATCACCCATCGCTATGCCGCCAACAGCTTCAAGCTCCACCGTCTTCCCATGCCCCGTCCCGGCAACGTCTTGGGTCTTGTCGGAACGAACGGTATCGGCAAGAGTACCGCGCTCAAGATTCTCTCCGGAAAGCTTAAGCCCAACCTGGGCAGGTACGACAACCCGCCTGACTGGGAGGACGTCATCAAGTACTTCCGCGGTTCTGAGTTGCAGAGTAAGGAATACGGCTCACCTTGGAAGGAGATCAGAGGATTGACAAATCGCAGACTACTTCACCAAGCTGCTCGAGGATGACCTGAAGGCTGTTGTCAAGCCCCAGTACGTCGACCAGATCCCCAAGGCCATCCGCACCCCCGACAAGAGCGTCAAGTTCCTGATTGAGGGCCGCCGCTCTCTCGATAACCTTGACGAGGTTCTCGACACCCTTGGTAGGTTCCACATGCTTTGCGCTTTGTGATTTGCTTATTTGGACGCCCTGGCTGATCTTGAATAGAGTTGCGCCACATCTACGACCGTGATGTTACCCTCCTTTCCGGTGGTGAGCTCCAGCGTTTCGCCATCGGTACCGTTTGCGTTCAGAAGGCCGATGTCTACATGTTCGACGAGCCTTCCTCGTATCTCGATGTCAAGCAAAGATTGAGTGCCGCCCGCATCATTCGCTCTCTCCTCCGGCCCGACGACTACGTCATTGTCGTCGAGCACGATTTGTCTGTCCTCGACTACCTCTCCGATTACGTCTGCTGTCTTTACGGTCAGCCCGCCGTATACGGTGTCGTCACCCTCCCTCACTCCGTCCGTGAAGGCATCAACATTTTCCTCGATGGTCACATCCCTACTGAGAACTTGCGTTTCCGTGACGAGAGCTTGACCTTCCGCATTGCCGAAGGCACTGAGGAGTTCATCCAGGAAAAGTCGCGCGCCTTCAAGTACCCTGCCATGGAGAAGACCATGGGCAACTTCCACCTGTCCATCGACGCCGGTTCTTTCTCTGATTCCGAGATTATCGTCATGATGGGTGAGAACGGTACTGGAAAGACCACCTTCTGCCGTCTTTTGGCCGGTGTTCTTAAGCCTGACGGCACCAAGAGGGTTCCCGAGATGAAGATCTCCATGAAGCCCCAGACCATCACTCCCAAGTTCGAGGGTACCGTTCGCCAGCTGTTCttcaagaagatcaaggctGCTTTCTTGTCTCCTCAGTTCCAGACTGACGTCGTCAAGCCTCTGAAGCTTGATGATTTCATTGACCAGGAAGTCAAGCATCTGTCCGGTGGTGAACTGCAAAGAGTTGCCATTGTTCTTGCTCTCGGTATTCCTGCTGATATCTACCTCATCGATGAGCCTTCTGCCTGTACGTGAACCTCTTTCCCACCCCCTTAAGATGCATTTCTAACCGTCTTCCAGATCTCGACTCCGAGCAACGTATCATTGCCTCCCGTGTTATCAAGCGTTTCATTATGCACGCCAAGAAGACTGCCTTCATCGTCGAGCACGATTTCATCATGGCCACTTACCTTGCCGACCGTGTTATTGTCTTTGATGGCAAGCCTGGTATCGACGCTCACGCCAACAAGCCCGAGTCTTTGCTTACTGGCTGCAACACCTTTTTGAAGAACCTTGATGTCACTTTCCGCCGTGATCCTACCAACTATCGCCCTCGCATCAACAAGCTGAACTCTCAGCTTGACCAGGAGCAGAAGCTCAGTGGCAACTACGTAAGTTTTGTTTCTGTTTCAATTTGGAAAAGTTCTCCCATCCTGCGACCTCATACTAACATTGCTTTCCCCTATAGTTCTTCTTGGACGATCCCGAGAAGAGCAGTTAAAGACGGTGTCTCCAATGATGTTCTTCCCAAGAATAATAAGACTAGCGGCAGAGGCAACAATACTAAACGCCCCCGTCGTTGTTATGATGATGCATCGGATTCCGGCGTTCTAGGCgtccaaaaagaaaatggcAGTTCCTCCATTCATTGCGGCGCCGGGGATGGTAGcggtagcggcggcggcggttctGGTTCTGATCTCGAAActgtctcttcctcttcctctgaGGACGACGCGCCGAATGATTAaccccggcggcggcagtcAGTTCCCTGTTGCCTGGTCCTACGAAAAGAGAGAGATATACCCCTCCGTCACATGTTTTGTGAGAAAGTTTGCGCTGtctttttggttttggtgaAACCCTTGCTTGAGGGTTGACTACAACAGCGGACGGGGGGAAACCACCAACCTGGATTGGAACTTTTTGTAGATTGAGGGGCAACGGGTCAAGCAGGGCGACTGCCGCCGGAACTCTCAGAACCAAGTGGTTGTTTTGAGGGGACCAAAGCACAAAGAATGGATTAAGGGGAGGTTTGCAAGAGAGGCGATTGACCTGACTAGTTGATGAATACATATTGAATTTCAAGTGGGAATATCTGAATTGTTTTTGTACACATACACATATATGAACTGCATCCATTCAAGTTGTGGTATCGCGCTTCTCTTGCCGCCGAGCAAGCATTCTTCAGGACGAGAAACGCCTCGTCCCTTATGTACTGCGCTGCGAGGACAAAGGCAGAGGCGATTCTAGATCAGACAAAGTACCATCCCGGCGCGCGAACTACGAAAGACTCCCAAAAGCCCAAAGACAGATTCATCTTACCCCTTGGTCTTGTTCACGCTTTCCCAAGCCGCAACCCTCCTTCATGACAGTAGCACATGCTACCCAACCCGCATGACTGACTTATAGCGGCTGTTCGATGATGCAAATTGGGGGGGAACTCAATAATCTAACACTTCCTTTACACTGCCGCCACCACATAAGTATTTCTGGTATTGTACCTACCGTAGAAACAGGATTGGCAAACCTCTACTGCCAGAAAACCAGGTTATCTGGGCGTGAGCAGAATAAGCACAGTCCTGTAAGGCTCACGTCCGGCTTCCTGTACAGAAATGTGtgcatgtgtgtgtgttaaggtggaggagagccATATTCTCTGGTCGGGCGGGGGCTTGTCAACTCGGCCTTTTTGACTGTAGGTACCACTGCACTTACTACATTCAAAAACTGGGCCAGTAGAGCACATTCTTTCTGTACGTATGCTGCCTAGGTACCTGCCTCCTATGCTTACTTACTGTCAGGCGCCCAAAGAGGGATAGGATAGTCTTTTACCAATCTGGCGCGAGTTTCTACGGTAGATGACAGGTCGGTcagacggacggacggacggacggtgTCCAGGCGCTGAAGCCGAGGTAGGTATTCTCTCAGCAGTTGCCATGCTGCAACACTCGTACTCATAGCTCGCCTTAGGTAGGCAGTACGGAGGCAGTTGATTTCATGGTTGAAGGGGCGTCTGAATAACAAGCCTTTCTAGTTCGATCGCGATCACGGAGTGTGACATTATTACAAGactggaaggaaggagacaAAATATCTTGATCCCGTAAGTAGCGCGGCCAAGCCATCCATGCCATCCAAATGTGCTGGCTTGTTTATCTCTTTGTTAGCTTGATACTCTTGCTATTTGGGACCAGATCGATCCTGAGCTAATCTTTGAACCCTTGCACCTGAGTTGGAATATTTCAAGACAGGTCAGGTCAAACTTAATTCATGGATCGATCGGTGCGCATGAACCGGATCTGACAGCGCCTAGGAAAGTTGACCCAAAAAGTATCGAGCTatcaaaacaaaacaaaactaGTCTTGGACTGTGTGATTGAGTTTGTTCCATCCTCATCTGGACAAAGTTCGTCTAGGCCGGCTTACATTAGTGCTTCAAAAATACTTAGCTACCACGGGAGCTAAACGATTCTGGACATGGAGTGTGATACGATGAAGCAGGGAGCAGTGAGGATGATCAAAACGAGACGACAGAGAGATGGGCGAAGCAATTTGTACTTGCTCGATTTTTGAACCTTGTTTGTGCTATTGTTGCTACATGATCTTTCGTGGCTGTAGTTTCTTCCCAGGTTCCTTTCATGGTTTTGGGGGTTCCcaatttttttccccttcatTTTTCCAGTTTtcccaaaaaaaaatttatcgactattttatttatatatatatatatatttttcttgatgtttttt includes the following:
- the crf6-1 gene encoding chromodomain helicase; this translates as MSTSPESGPVFGHVSPPADDSHFNFTNDTESTSDLSDVNAAEADPNDDADAQSYQPADEAVSPIQKPELTFEEASDSASDNDASDDGDFDAPDSPRSAQSNEVVSASSSRTVVKRKVAHATEDDYIRENPALYGLRRSSRPTQRRAQIIDSDEEDEPSESDATPVSRKPAKRRRVERSLPASKRGTPARQPSIDDSDSDTYGGAKARSFQRKVRRQQEQDPALAFSEKRWSSRRAAQVSAGAYQESDAEEDEEDDSELTPNYWSANVEDNSPYIEKILGHRPKEGVEVTVDSTRHDFEYFIKWQGQSYPHNTWETTETVAGFRGFRRLENYYKKVVEYELEMQFGGDDISPEQKEQWYLDREREQEALEDYTKVERVVAVRDGDEGTEYYIKWKGLQYDECTWEAESLVAELAQDKINQFLDRCNRSWQSDRKQTNPDTRSRMTKLEKQPDYIKGGELREFQMKGLNFLALNWVRGNNVILADEMGLGKTVQSVSFLSWLRNERGQEGPFLVVAPLSVIPAWCDTFNHWAPDLNYVVYLGPEAARSNIRDYELFVDGNPKKTKFNVLVTSYDYILADADHLKNIKWQVLAVDEAHRLKNRESQLYIKLNNFGVPCKVLITGTPIQNNLAELSALLDFLNPGKVVIDEELEALSTADNKGPTDEEQDEARRIRTQEKLRELHQSIAPFILRRTKETVESDLPPKTEKIIRVELSDVQLDYYKNILTRNYAALSDASNGHKQSLLNIMMELKKVSNHPYMFQGAEERVLNGSTRREDQIKGLITSSGKMMLLDQLLAKLRKDGHRVLIFSQMVKMLDILGDYLRVRGYQFQRLDGTIPAGPRRMAINHFNAEGSDDFCFLLSTRAGGLGINLMTADTVIIYDSDWNPQADLQAMARAHRIGQKRPVNVYRLVAKQTIEEEVVKRARNKLFLEYLTIQAGVTDEGKALKEQFKERGLKMDEAKTAEDISMILKMRSQNLFEQSSNQQKLEQLDIDAILENAEVTKTDVDDKINLSSGGIDWDNWMQVTDVKVDDLALDWDQIIPAEQLAAIKAEENRKKEEEYLAKTIEENAPRKAALKGSKKSAENDRAERLAKKRQREREEQEELEEQRALLSDPKRPLNEKETRNLIRAFFRYGSLDDREEEVVQDARLSDRDRDFLKSIIEDLVVISRRAVDANNERLREEEARAGKPLAKKDKKAVLVDFGEVRKVNAETVVERPPQLKLLRRVLREHADILSFRLPEASKAAAYTCDWGAREDAMLLIGIDRYGFGAWTQIRDDPELQMHDKFFLEEHRVDKREERKKTEAVGIQSPGAVHLVRRSEYLLSVLLAKHSNDAAAKKAVENHHRSKKLLTNNGHRRGEASSISGSPAPLGVKKSIPHRDHHHRTLSNANDRGTPRPDHKRKYTDDYEERSSKHRRVEDERRGTDSKLDKKKDKAPKVDPETLEKWKRDRQKAVERFHELAKLNNDEIDSSDNFQLVWSLLRPLKANMERIMYSKERFPAAKERAKILGEEIRAFGNFLKQLEEKNPLDGLEPQFWEFLSSIWPIGEVKVSGRRLQRMFGDLCKKDSENKEDRSQNLKKPSRQDLEDGEIASDRDDRRSRDPYRDDRREDRREERREEPKRRPNYYENGDRLNFYRHRRDIDRGAPIRHSWQSSRSPSQQQRPY
- a CDS encoding translation initiation factor RLI1 — its product is MSDKLTRIAIVSSDKCKPKKCRQECKKSCPVVRSGKLCIEVSPESRIAFISEQLCIGCGICPKRCPFGAITIINLPTNLESQITHRYAANSFKLHRLPMPRPGNVLGLVGTNGIGKSTALKILSGKLKPNLGRYDNPPDWEDVIKYFRGSELQNYFTKLLEDDLKAVVKPQYVDQIPKAIRTPDKSVKFLIEGRRSLDNLDEVLDTLELRHIYDRDVTLLSGGELQRFAIGTVCVQKADVYMFDEPSSYLDVKQRLSAARIIRSLLRPDDYVIVVEHDLSVLDYLSDYVCCLYGQPAVYGVVTLPHSVREGINIFLDGHIPTENLRFRDESLTFRIAEGTEEFIQEKSRAFKYPAMEKTMGNFHLSIDAGSFSDSEIIVMMGENGTGKTTFCRLLAGVLKPDGTKRVPEMKISMKPQTITPKFEGTVRQLFFKKIKAAFLSPQFQTDVVKPLKLDDFIDQEVKHLSGGELQRVAIVLALGIPADIYLIDEPSAYLDSEQRIIASRVIKRFIMHAKKTAFIVEHDFIMATYLADRVIVFDGKPGIDAHANKPESLLTGCNTFLKNLDVTFRRDPTNYRPRINKLNSQLDQEQKLSGNYFFLDDPEKSS